The Terriglobia bacterium genome includes a region encoding these proteins:
- a CDS encoding TraB/GumN family protein has protein sequence MLKRRDIHAVLLLLLAFLGAAHAQQAAPAQPKPRRFLMWKAASPTATVYLVGSIHLGDSSMYPLPKEVESAFAAAKALAVEINIKNADQAKMIGLIQKYGLYTPDDSLTKHLPKETQAALDDFCTRHNVPRQGMEQLKPWVVAVTIAAMAWQQAGEDPSFGIDMHFLDESKPPQRIDELETMESQLAIFAEATEEEQQSMLAATLKQGDKTKDIIKRTQAAYVAGDPDALQKVMDEQDDLGSKSLEKKLLDDRNVAMTGKMEEYLKGKEQIFVVVGAAHIIGQKGIAKQLRDKGYKVDQVVLEAK, from the coding sequence ATGCTAAAGCGGCGCGACATCCATGCGGTTTTACTTTTGCTTCTGGCTTTTTTGGGTGCAGCCCACGCACAGCAAGCCGCGCCGGCGCAACCAAAACCACGCCGTTTCCTGATGTGGAAGGCCGCGTCGCCCACTGCAACGGTGTATCTCGTCGGGTCTATTCACCTGGGCGACAGCAGCATGTACCCGCTGCCCAAAGAAGTTGAGTCTGCCTTTGCCGCCGCGAAGGCCTTGGCTGTGGAGATCAATATCAAGAACGCTGACCAGGCCAAAATGATCGGCCTGATTCAGAAATACGGTCTCTATACCCCTGACGATTCGCTGACCAAGCATCTCCCCAAAGAGACCCAGGCCGCGCTGGACGATTTCTGCACTCGCCACAACGTGCCTCGCCAGGGAATGGAACAGCTGAAACCGTGGGTAGTTGCCGTCACCATCGCTGCAATGGCATGGCAGCAGGCAGGTGAAGATCCGTCCTTTGGGATAGATATGCACTTCCTCGACGAAAGCAAGCCGCCGCAGCGGATTGACGAACTGGAAACCATGGAATCGCAGCTTGCAATCTTTGCTGAAGCCACAGAAGAAGAGCAGCAAAGCATGCTGGCCGCCACCCTGAAACAGGGCGACAAGACCAAAGACATCATTAAGCGCACGCAGGCAGCATATGTTGCGGGCGATCCCGATGCCTTGCAAAAAGTGATGGACGAGCAGGACGACCTGGGATCAAAGAGCTTGGAGAAAAAACTTCTGGACGATCGTAACGTGGCCATGACTGGCAAGATGGAGGAATACCTCAAAGGCAAAGAGCAGATTTTTGTGGTCGTGGGCGCGGCGCACATCATCGGCCAGAAAGGCATTGCCAAACAACTGCGCGACAAGGGCTACAAAGTTGATCAAGTAGTGCTGGAAGCGAAGTAA
- a CDS encoding SOS response-associated peptidase has translation MCGRYRLTSKERYIAEHFDLEESEVHWTPRYNIAPTQEAAIVRQDRKQPKRKFSLMRWGLVPSWAKDISIGFKTINAMCETAAEKAAFREAMRKRRCLVPADGFYEWQKLSKKEKQPYNIGMADDSLFAFAGLWERWSDPAGTPLNSFTILTTDANSLVSGIHDRMPVIVKPEEYDLWLDPGMNDPAGVADLLKPFDARLMRKYPVSTRVGNADNDDPEIIKEIVPAAQQPETGMLF, from the coding sequence CTCAAAAGAACGATACATTGCTGAGCACTTTGATCTGGAAGAGAGCGAAGTGCATTGGACTCCGCGTTACAACATTGCGCCGACGCAGGAGGCCGCGATTGTCCGCCAGGACAGGAAGCAGCCGAAGCGGAAGTTTTCACTGATGCGCTGGGGACTGGTTCCGTCATGGGCCAAAGATATTTCCATTGGATTCAAAACGATCAATGCGATGTGCGAAACGGCAGCGGAGAAAGCTGCTTTCCGCGAAGCCATGCGCAAGCGCCGCTGCCTGGTTCCAGCCGACGGCTTTTATGAGTGGCAGAAGCTTAGTAAGAAAGAGAAGCAACCGTATAACATCGGCATGGCGGACGATTCACTGTTTGCGTTTGCCGGACTGTGGGAGCGCTGGAGCGATCCGGCGGGCACTCCGCTGAATAGCTTTACTATTCTCACGACCGATGCGAACTCACTGGTCTCAGGCATCCATGACCGCATGCCGGTGATTGTGAAGCCTGAAGAGTACGACCTGTGGCTTGATCCTGGGATGAATGATCCTGCAGGTGTGGCTGATCTGCTCAAGCCCTTTGATGCGCGATTGATGAGGAAGTATCCGGTGAGCACGCGCGTGGGCAATGCGGATAATGATGATCCGGAGATCATCAAAGAAATTGTGCCCGCTGCCCAGCAACCGGAAACGGGAATGTTGTTTTAG